ggctgtgtgttttctttctgaaGAATGATGGTGCAGGTGCATGAGGATTAGGGGTACAGCCTGTTGGGCTCTGGTGGGCTCTGGTGGGCTCTGGTGGGCTCTGGTGGGCTCTGGTGGGCTCTGATGGGCTCTGGTGGGCTTGGCGTGACTCTGTCTCTCTGGGTTGGTTTCAGGCGAAGGAGAAGTATGAGAAGGCTCTGGACGAGCTGAACAAGAGCACCCCTCAGTACATGGAGAGCATGGAGCAGGTGTTTGACCCGTGCCAGCAGTTTGAGGAGAAGCGACTCAGCTTCCTCAAGGAGGTCCTGCTGGACATCAAGAGACACCTGAACCTCACTGAGAACCAGAGGTGAGCAGCGCCAGGAACTGAGTCTCCCTCTGTCCGTCCATCCATCTGTCCTACCATCCATATAATCGTGCCATTCTTCCATCCCTCCATTcttccatccctccctccctccctccatccatcccaccagccatccatccatccatccctcccttTATCCCACCTGCCATCCATCCATTGCTCCtgccatccatccatccctcctGCCAGCCATCCCTccttccatccatccatccctccctccctccttccatccatccatccctccctccatccatccctccatccctccctccttccATCCATCCAAacatccatccctccctccatcccacctgccatccatccatccctcctgacatccatccctccatccatccctccagtccatcctccccctccctccttctGTTTCCCAGCCAGTAACATGAACCCCAGCCCTGCAGTGCTGACAGATTGATGTTGAAGAGCAGTCATAAACACATACAGCCTGCACTTTGCAGGGATTCAGCCCATAGCTATTACATTATATTACTGTACGCTCTGTATTCAAGGAGGCTGCGGCATTGTGGTAGATCTGGACCCAGCACTGGGTGTGTACTGACCCGTCTCCCTGCCTCTCTGCAGCTATGAAGGGGTGTACCGGGAGCTGGAGCAGATGATCCGCATCGCTGATGCGAAGGAAGATCTCAAGTGGTTTAATAACTATCACGGCCCTGCTATGCCCATGAACTGGCCGCAGTTCGAGGTACAGTAATCGATTTATTTTAAAGATCCCAAGACAAAAAGGATCCGCGCCATCACTACAGGTTAAGTTTTGTTCCTCTGTCTTCTAGTAGGCAACTGACTCGATTGTAAAGAGACgctgggtgtgtgcgtgcgtgtgtgggtttgtgggtgtgtgtgtgggtgtgtgggtgtgtgtgcgtgcgtgtgggtgggtgggtggttgcgtgcatgcgtgcgtgtgtgcgtgcatgtgtgttcAGTGCGtttctacacagcagtgtgtgttacaCATGGTAGATGCTTCCAATGTGACTGTTCTGTTTCCTGTGCAGGAGTACAACCCTGACCTGACCCACACCATCACTAAACGAGAGAAGGTGAAGAAGCCCAACGAAGGAGTCACTCTGACCAGCGTCACCTCTGGGGTGGAGCAGGTGGTGCAGGCTGGGGACCGGGGCAGGTAGGCAGCTCTGTGGACGTGGACCGCAGACTGAACCACTTGTGTGGGTAGATTCAACAATGAATTCAACGACAGCGGGCAGTTAGCTAGTTAATGACAGCTGTTGATTTAAATACAATATGTATTACAGCAGGAAAAAATAGcgctgtcacattcaaaattgagatttttctctagttattatacaacagatgttcctaaatatttaaatgcttacctgaaaaacaatacatgctgcattgtagaatattttgtctttgatgtccaccttttaaagacattctgttttcaccatcagggaattatcaaacaaaataaaactataaataaatgtaacaataACAACAGACTCGTGAAATGGccccttgtactggacagagcgatcgtTAGCAGATGTAGTTCCCATCTtcaatgcagctggtgtctttttcgttgaggacattttaaagaaatcgtgcagctctatgcagtgtgtgttcagtcatttactggaagcaaactaaaccggctgcagggttcctaaatgcagactaacaggtagtgcgtcaataaggtgaatttgctgtatttatttttaagtgataaaaaatatgtatatttacactattctttcagatatGGGAATTTTCACTGGGAACTACATATTAAATGGCAGTGGGTAAATTTCCCGGAAATCGTGAAAATCCATGAttactgttttaataaatacagccttagctattgaatattgaataTTTGTAGCAAAAGAAACACCACAATATTGAACGAACTTAAGAGTGGTATCCTCAtagtctctccctctgcctctttccctctcccttctctctcgctccctctcttactctccctctgtctctctccctctctctcgctctctccctctccctctttctcactcccttctctctcgctctctctctctcttcctctccctctccctccctctccctccctctccctccctctccctctctctccctctccctccctctccccctctctctctccctctccctctctctctcttactctccctccctctttctctctcccttctctctcgctccctctccctccccctctccctctccccctctccctctctctctcgctctctctccctctccctctccctctttctctctcccttctctctcccctctccccctctccccctctccctctctccctctatctctctccccctctccagtgTGAGCAGCTACGACAGGAGCCAGGTGTTTTCAGCGGAGTGGTCTGACGAGGACACCCCCAACACAGGCAGCGAGACCAACGGAGGAGCCAACCCCTTCGAGGAGGAGACAGCGGCCCCTGCTGGCAAGGGTGTGCGCGTGCGGGCACTGTACGACTACGATGGGCAGGAGCAGGACGAGCTCAGCTTCAAAGCCGGTGAGGGCTCCCAGTGGGCGTTAATAACCAATGCAGTGGGCTCCCCCTAGTGGCTCCCCTGGTAAACGCACAGCCGCGTGGCGTACGCAAAACCGGAAagaactgtttctcctcatcacgctacagcgcaccctactggctaggtgcctagtgagctcaggcagagacctgcagggctggcctttgtcctccagagggcagtaactcactgacatccgctcttgagttcctgggtgtagaagaggaagctggcttggtcgtgggatcggaggacgcccactgaaccttcagttctcctgagcagctgtgtgGGGAAAGAATATtcattggggagaaaattggagAGCATTACCCGATTCATGCTGTGCTGTTTCTGTCCTTGGCGCGGATCCCTGTGTCACTGTTCTTACACGGATATTGCTCTCGTTTCCAGGAGACGAGCTGCTGAAGCTGGGGGAGGAGGACGAGCAGGGCTGGTGTAAGGGTCGCCTTGGCAACGGCCAGGACGGCTTGTTCCCGGCCAATTACGTGGAATCCATCTAGTCACCTGACTTGCGCACCCCAATCAGAGGGCAGCTCAGACTGTGCCAGCCAATCGTTCTGCACCAGAGACTAAAGATTAACCCTTCCCTTGCCAGACTCTTATCAAGCAGTCTAAAAGaaacttagtaaaaaaaaaaagaagacaatatCTATATTTATCAATTTTGTGAGAAATGAAAAAAGcagtatatttaatatatacacaaacatcaatagactatattatatatataaaacaccaaCCAAAAGCAAGCGCAGGGAATCATTTTGCATTTTTGTGTCGCTGTGTTTAATATGAATTTCGTGCAGCTGATATGGCATTGTGTAGCGGTATGTTCTCTGAGTATTACATAGTCGATGAGACTTGTGTAGCTGTGTGGGCTACACAACGTCCACCTTGTGTATATTTGATGACATTTTGTGCAGCAGTCTTAATGCTATGCAgtcttacatatttttttttgcataggaAAATGACTCTTGTGTAGCAACATAGCAACAACGTCCTATGCAATGTAGGTTACATTCCTGTAAGCGGTATGTGCTATACAAAGTGTGGTTTTCTGTATCTACTTCCAGTTGTGTAGCAGCATGTGCTATATAATTTGCTTTCTGTGCATTTCAATGACGTTTGTCGAGCAGTGCTTATGCTACACAATGTGTGTTTTGCATAGCCGATAACGATTTGAGtagcagttatatatatattttttacaagaaGCAGCACATCCTGCATGGAAAAGAATTCCTACTGAAATACATTCCGTGAAACACATTAATGGACCCGGTTCTTCTTtcaaacttaatttttttttatttatttattttatattatattttatattttacattactgcTCATGTATGACCTGTTTTGTCAAAATCCTGATTCCTAATCATATTAATTTTCAGACGGAATGGCTATTTCAGCAGCAGTTTGTTCTGGTAAGAGCCACTAACTGGGCACAAATCCTTGAAAAACACAGAATTCTTCGGTGCATTCACTTTAAATTCAGCTCGAGTTGTTCCTCTCTAGTTAGCTTGACAGATTTGCTTTCTTTTCAGAAACAGGATGGAAATTGCACACACGCTAGAAAGCCTACTGTCAGCAGTGCAATTCACAGACTATCCTTTCCAGAAACGCTGTTCAGTAGACGTTATGTTGAATGAAACACTCTTGAGGATCTATAGGAAAGCTGTAACGCAGAATTCGCTCTCGTTTGCGGGGAGCCCAGTGTTGTCTTCCAAAAAGCAGAATGGAATAAATCAACACACACTTCAATATTAATAAAGGTGGGGTGCCAAACACATCAAAAGCGACACAAAGAAAGTCATGTGATCTGACCAGGCAAAGGCTAGAAGGTGACCAGCTGTAAGCAGGCTGACATTGAATCCTCGTGCTTCAGATCTgaaccagacttctctgtgctgcACCATGAGACTGGAACCCCCTGTGACTTCGAAAGAAAAACTGCTAGAATTTTCCATTGTTTATCAGCTGGGAGACCCTTACTTCAAAATCTATTTCCATTTCTGTCCcactgttctctctcctcaccctcGCTCAGTGGCACACCCTGGTGGAAtaagcctgtaactcctcccctacTTTTTAAAGGTTTGCGCTCCTGCCCCCTTTTCCAATACGTTTTTCTTCACTTTGAAGGTACAACACCGTTGAGCAGCCATTGAGCAACCTTCTCCATATTGGTCCGCGACTATTAGAGTCCCCCTTGCTCCCTTTGCCGGACCCTTACAGTTCCTGTTAAAATAGCCTGTGCAGAGAGCACAGGGGACCGCTATTGAAGAGAGGGCTGTATCACTTAATACAACGCTACCAGAAGAAAAAAAGGGCATCTATTAAAAGTAACTGGGTAGAAGTATAGTGATTTTTACACTTTTTAACACCTGTAAGAAATGCTCTACCCTTCCCCACTGGTTACTTCCCAAGCAGCTACAGAGGATAACTTGGTttcagacaattaaaaaaaaaacaccataataTTAACCTGGAGTCTGTGTAATTAGCCCAAATTATCTTGGTCCCAGAAGCTTTAAAGACCTAAAAACTACAAAAGTTAAAACGCAGTGTCATTTTACATTCTTCTTTAAAAACCGTCCCATGAAAAACGGACTACGCATTTCTCTGGTGTCGGAGAATTCGAGAGGAGCATAGTCAAGAGTCCTGTGTTGAAGCTCGGTTTTCAACACTGACTTATTAGCTTTGTGCCCTTTAAGGACCAGAGCCAGGAAACAATGCAGGTTGTAAAACTAGGTGCACCTGTTTCTTAATACTTATTTACTTCTTTACCTCATTCATGGGACTTTCACTGTTCCCTATATCCAGCCTAGCCAACCGACACACTTAGATCTGTTATCCTAACCAGCCTGAATCTGGGATACAGACGAGATGCAATCAATCTCCAGTCATATACAGTCGTATGTTAATATAACAGGTACATTTTGAAGTCCAGCAAACCAATAAGCAAACAAAACAGCAGTgtcttaattataaatatatgcatacatacatgtgGTAAAGTGGAACACGTTGGCTAActattgtatttaaagtattttattttaactgcaatcGAATTGTAAACCTCTAGGGGGCGCAGTggtgtcaccccccccccccccccccccttctctgaTTTGTATATGATTATGTAATTTAAAGAGTATATTATATTGTGTCTGTACTACTATGTGgataaaaaaagatgaaaaagtaAAAGGAAGATCTGtatgtaaatgcatattttttgtCCTTGTTGGGGAAAACATCTTGTGAAACTCTGTTTTAGCGGTTTAGAGGTGCGTACGTGTCTAGGGTTAGTGTTGTAGTCTGAACTGTAACTTGTGCCTGTTCATCTGAGTCATTAAAAGATCAATGTTCAAACCGGACTCCAGTAAATGGTTGTTGTGAAGTTGTCAAAGCTATGTCAGGGTGAAAGTCTCCAGCACATAAAGAATTATTGGTAAATGCGCTGCTGTCTTATCTTGAACTCTCTTAAGTACAGTACAGGCAGCACGCTTTGGTTTTTATTAGGACAGGTTTTCATTTTTGTGCTGAagttgcagttgtttttcatGGCCAGTAGAGGGCGGTAGTGCCTTATTCAGAACTGCAACTGGAAACAGAAGCCGGAAGGTTTGCACGCTGGAGACGAACCCAACAAAACGTGCGTGTTTACAAGCGTCTCTCCAGACCTGCACCTGCACCCTTGGTTCAGAGTATATTCACGTGTTTCAAAACGCTTTTAACCCTCTTTCGTACACACATCACTGATTAACGCTGATATTGTACCGTCTACTGTCATAAATAAAGCCCTGCTTTTCCACttgttttttaaacctgtaaTTAAGTCCTTTAGCCACACGATGTCGCTATAGGTTACTTTAGCTGTTTGAAGCGCTCGTACTGTTACTACAAACCACGTTTTAGCAGGTTAATAAACACAACGCTGTAGTCTGTAgatggctactgacatttatttgacCCTGaagttgctctgtgaaaatgtggccctatgaagaaacacttctttcagcatccacagaactggtaacaactgacaaatatatttgagcctttcttgctaaattcGGAAATAGCTCTGCATTTCTCCAGCATTCggtcaaagaaattccactacCGTTTTCTTTTGCGTATACTGGTGTAGTTGAAATCCTCCCATTAATGATTTGCAATcagcatcaaaccctggaatacaatctaACGGGAGGGCTTATTTATCCAAACTGCAAACACATGGGTCTGAACTCCTTACTGCCTTCAGGAACGTGTGAGCTGGTTCAATAAAAGGTGGTTTTATTCAGCATTGGTCGGGGCTGTAGTAACTCGTCAATTTTAACATTACGGCTTTCAAAACAAGTTCTACCCATCCGCGTGCGGCACACCAGGTGGATAGTGCTGCGCACGATCTCTCAAGGAACTGCTTTTTGAGTTTGTTGGTGCATCTGTTTCTTCTAAAAAGGTCCCGaggtaagtttttatttttttctattaaacgcATCAATTTCCTGAATGGCAGTAATTGTCCCTAGTAATTAGGGGGTGCTTTCAATTAGCCAGAATTGTATGGGTTTAGCTGGAGTGGCGACACGGACACCTGGAGGTTTAAGACTGAAttgcaagttttaaaaaaaagacaagtgaaaaacacagggccctacttataaattaattttaattcTTTCACTGTGTCCAAAGGCATGTATAGGACAATTGTGATAGCTTGTCACTGGCCAGGTGTATAGACAGATCTGTTAACGTGACGTTTGATTTATTATAGGACATTGGCTGTATTTTATTGATTTCTGAATTAttaaatgttatacattttagCTAGTAATGCAAtcggcaaaaaaaaacaaaaccttattCAGTtatcttacaaaataaaattgtaaatctttatctgctggtttcacagaccccgattagcactaatgttGGACAAACTTACTTAAGATGTGAaatcatactgtatgtattaataaGGTGAGACGTTCGTATTAAACATTTActctgtaataaaatataaaagtaaacaACCGGTGGTGTCAGAGCTAAAAAAAGATATAATTCCTTAAGAGCAACACATAGAAGGGGTTTTAATATGTTAATAAATGAACTGTTAACAGTGAATAGATTcaaatcttttttatatatatttgtgatttgtgattttGTGGGTCTGGTTTAATAAAACTTGACTTAGATAAAGGATATTccaacaacagttaatgaaaagtTTCATGAATTTATTTATCAAAACCAACTGAGAAACAGTCTCTTTGGTAGAATTCCATCTGCCACTGACTTGAAAGCGGTTTGAATTCAGGCTGGTTTGTTTCCATCAGCAGCTGGTCAAGATCAGCTTGGTTTCAACTGGGACTCTGTCAGTCAGCCCGGGTTTGGATTGCAGGCTGGCTGAACGCTATCTCTCCAGTTAAAACTGTGTGAACAGGGCCAAATCACTGGATTTGAAATGTTGATGTCAAACACAAGATGCAGGACAAGTATTTTTAGGCAGCAAAATGTaattcaaaatactttttttttttttttccaaaactacAAAGGatccttcattttcttttttttttttgctatttttttttttttttaaacaaaaaacttaCAACAACACC
The sequence above is drawn from the Acipenser ruthenus chromosome 29, fAciRut3.2 maternal haplotype, whole genome shotgun sequence genome and encodes:
- the LOC117426900 gene encoding protein kinase C and casein kinase substrate in neurons protein 1-like, giving the protein MSGSYDECAGFDEATDSFWEVGNYKRAVKRIDDGHRLCNDLMNCVHERAKIEKAYAQQLTDWSKRWKQLVEKGPQYGSLERAWMAVMTEAEKVSELHQEVKNGLLSEDFEKIKNWQKDSYHKQMMGGFKETKEAEDGFRKAQKPWAKKLKEMETAKKVYHLACKEEKLAATREANSKAEASVTPDQQKKLQDKVDKCKQDVQKAKEKYEKALDELNKSTPQYMESMEQVFDPCQQFEEKRLSFLKEVLLDIKRHLNLTENQSYEGVYRELEQMIRIADAKEDLKWFNNYHGPAMPMNWPQFEEYNPDLTHTITKREKVKKPNEGVTLTSVTSGVEQVVQAGDRGSVSSYDRSQVFSAEWSDEDTPNTGSETNGGANPFEEETAAPAGKGVRVRALYDYDGQEQDELSFKAGDELLKLGEEDEQGWCKGRLGNGQDGLFPANYVESI